A DNA window from Streptomyces parvus contains the following coding sequences:
- a CDS encoding GNAT family N-acetyltransferase: MTVIVRDFRPSDAQAWTRARRASVPWMVATPEQVVHDLTHAHPDKHYRLLVAEEDGEIIATAQAGIAHESPEPGQGYFTPQTLPGRTNRGAGSLLLRTAEEHLAGVGATALYAWVLDNPESLEFARKRGYEPKRSAHFQRLDLAGGTLPPRRELPPGVELRTGADFADDPRALFEADSEVTADEPGDIACELDDYEDWLTNVWRHPAFDQGLTSVALVDGKVAAFSAATTDGERTYLSSMTGTRREFRGRGLAKLAKNDSLHRARAAGYTDAYTSNDAGNGPMLAVNQWFGYQVCATEVRHVRTL, translated from the coding sequence ATGACTGTGATCGTGCGTGATTTCCGCCCGTCCGACGCGCAGGCCTGGACCCGGGCCCGCCGGGCCTCGGTCCCCTGGATGGTGGCCACCCCCGAGCAGGTCGTCCACGACCTGACGCACGCCCATCCGGACAAGCACTACCGGCTGCTGGTCGCCGAGGAGGACGGCGAGATCATCGCCACGGCCCAGGCGGGCATCGCCCACGAGAGCCCCGAGCCGGGGCAGGGCTACTTCACCCCGCAGACGCTCCCCGGCCGCACGAACCGCGGCGCGGGGTCGCTGCTGCTGCGCACGGCGGAGGAGCACCTGGCCGGGGTCGGGGCCACGGCGCTCTACGCGTGGGTGCTGGACAACCCGGAGAGCCTGGAGTTCGCACGTAAGCGGGGCTACGAGCCCAAGCGCTCGGCCCACTTCCAGCGACTGGACCTGGCGGGCGGCACCCTGCCGCCGCGTCGGGAGCTGCCGCCGGGTGTCGAGCTGCGGACCGGGGCGGACTTCGCCGACGATCCCCGGGCGCTGTTCGAGGCGGACTCCGAGGTGACGGCGGACGAGCCCGGCGACATCGCCTGCGAGCTGGACGACTACGAGGACTGGCTGACGAACGTCTGGCGGCACCCGGCCTTCGACCAGGGGCTCACGTCGGTGGCGCTGGTGGACGGGAAGGTGGCGGCGTTCAGCGCGGCCACCACCGACGGCGAACGGACGTATCTGAGCTCCATGACCGGCACCCGGCGGGAGTTCCGGGGGCGGGGCCTGGCGAAGCTGGCGAAGAACGACTCGCTGCACCGGGCGCGGGCGGCCGGCTACACGGACGCCTACACCTCCAACGACGCCGGCAACGGCCCGATGCTGGCCGTCAACCAGTGGTTCGGCTACCAGGTCTGCGCGACGGAGGTCCGCCATGTCCGCACCCTCTGA
- a CDS encoding TetR/AcrR family transcriptional regulator — protein sequence MPPQPHVNPNLRRAPVQQRSADRLARILDSCAGLLDEAGYEQLTTRAVAERAEVPIGSVYRFFSNKRALVDALALRNLDTYADRIGARLADLPATDWRAAIDAVLDEYLAMKRSVPGFALVDFGPPFPAEGAADDANRRLADRLAVLLAGHLGRRPDEGLSRAILVSVEAADALLQLAFRTEPSGDAAIIAETRTLIRSYLAQTLD from the coding sequence GTGCCTCCTCAGCCCCATGTCAACCCGAACCTCCGCCGCGCCCCCGTGCAGCAGCGCAGCGCCGACCGGCTGGCCCGAATACTCGACTCCTGCGCCGGGCTCCTCGACGAGGCCGGTTACGAGCAGCTCACCACCCGGGCCGTCGCCGAGCGCGCCGAAGTGCCGATCGGCTCCGTCTACCGGTTCTTCTCCAACAAGCGCGCGCTCGTCGACGCCCTCGCGCTGCGCAACCTGGACACCTACGCCGACCGCATCGGCGCCCGGCTCGCGGACCTGCCCGCCACGGACTGGCGCGCCGCCATCGACGCGGTGCTCGACGAGTACCTGGCGATGAAGCGGAGCGTCCCCGGCTTCGCGCTCGTCGACTTCGGGCCGCCGTTCCCGGCGGAGGGGGCGGCGGACGACGCCAACCGGCGGCTGGCGGACCGGCTCGCCGTGCTGCTCGCCGGGCACCTCGGCCGCCGGCCCGACGAGGGGCTGTCCCGGGCGATCCTGGTGAGCGTCGAGGCGGCCGACGCGCTGCTGCAACTCGCCTTCCGTACGGAACCGTCGGGCGACGCGGCCATCATCGCCGAGACCCGGACGCTGATCAGGTCCTATCTCGCGCAGACGCTGGACTGA
- a CDS encoding CaiB/BaiF CoA-transferase family protein yields the protein MNTLPLPLDGITVVAVEQAVAAPFATRQLADLGARVIKVERPDGGDFARGYDTAARGLASHFVWCNRGKESLAVDLKDPRGLAVVRELVAGADVFVQNLAQGAAARLGLDAASLCAAHPRLVAVDISGYGAEGPYAHKRAYDMLVQCEAGLVSVTGTAEQPVKTGVPAADIAAAMYAFSGVLAALLRRAATGRGGPVEVSMLDALAEWMGHPLHQGMHGATPPPRTGLAHSVIAPYDAFATADGEQVLLSVQNDREWRRLAEQVLGRPELAADPDFATNAARTANRERTDDAVGRALAGLTGEEALAGLEAAGIACARLNTVADVAAHPQLAARDRWREVGSPVGPLRALLPPIKLPGGEDPRMGAVPGLGEHTDALLRALGMTDEQTSVLRRDGVIA from the coding sequence ATGAACACATTGCCCCTCCCCCTCGACGGCATCACGGTGGTGGCCGTCGAGCAGGCGGTCGCCGCCCCCTTCGCCACCCGGCAGCTCGCCGACCTGGGAGCCCGGGTCATCAAGGTGGAGCGCCCGGACGGCGGCGACTTCGCGCGCGGCTACGACACGGCGGCGCGCGGTCTCGCCTCGCACTTCGTCTGGTGCAACCGCGGCAAGGAATCCCTCGCCGTCGACCTGAAGGATCCGCGCGGCCTCGCGGTGGTCCGTGAACTCGTCGCCGGAGCCGATGTGTTCGTCCAGAATCTGGCGCAGGGGGCGGCGGCCCGGCTCGGGCTCGACGCCGCTTCGCTCTGCGCCGCGCACCCGCGGCTCGTGGCCGTCGACATCTCCGGTTACGGGGCGGAGGGGCCGTATGCCCACAAGCGGGCCTACGACATGCTCGTGCAGTGCGAGGCCGGGCTCGTCTCGGTGACGGGGACGGCGGAGCAGCCGGTGAAGACAGGCGTTCCGGCGGCCGACATCGCGGCGGCCATGTACGCGTTCTCCGGTGTGCTCGCGGCGCTGCTGCGGCGGGCGGCTACGGGGCGGGGCGGCCCGGTGGAGGTCTCCATGCTGGACGCGCTGGCCGAGTGGATGGGCCACCCGCTGCACCAGGGGATGCACGGGGCCACGCCCCCGCCGCGTACCGGTCTCGCCCACTCGGTGATCGCCCCGTACGACGCCTTCGCCACGGCCGACGGTGAGCAGGTGCTGCTCTCCGTGCAGAACGACCGGGAGTGGCGGCGGCTGGCGGAGCAGGTGCTGGGGCGGCCCGAGTTGGCCGCGGACCCGGACTTCGCGACGAACGCGGCGCGGACCGCGAACCGGGAGCGGACCGACGATGCGGTGGGCCGGGCGTTGGCGGGCCTGACGGGTGAGGAGGCGCTGGCCGGTCTCGAAGCGGCGGGTATCGCCTGTGCCCGGCTGAACACGGTGGCCGACGTGGCGGCGCATCCGCAGCTCGCGGCACGGGACCGGTGGCGGGAAGTGGGTTCACCGGTGGGGCCGTTGCGGGCGCTGCTGCCGCCGATCAAGCTGCCGGGCGGCGAGGATCCGCGGATGGGTGCCGTACCGGGTCTGGGCGAGCACACCGATGCGCTGCTGCGAGCCCTGGGGATGACGGACGAGCAGACATCGGTGCTGCGCCGGGACGGAGTGATCGCCTGA
- a CDS encoding GntR family transcriptional regulator, translated as MTESRERAGADSGAEQPGRPPAFAPDSLVLNRKLPLWYQVSQSLRASILGRPQDASARLPTEEQLAAHYGVSVLTMRQALKELETEGLISRHRRRGTFIEPRARRVSPVRLLGSVDAIVAQQSGEATTVLGHGPVPLPGDLAEYFPDCDEVTCYRRLRRDGESDEPTNWAENAVRPDIAARIDVADLERWPMTKVLRDVVGVRISRITDTVEARLADPVTAELLQVPLLSPILHYTGVTYDEEGRAVDVARIRYRGDRFSFSVTVEAH; from the coding sequence ATGACCGAAAGCCGTGAGCGGGCCGGGGCCGACAGTGGTGCGGAGCAGCCGGGCCGGCCGCCCGCCTTCGCCCCCGACTCCCTCGTCCTGAACCGGAAGCTGCCGCTCTGGTACCAGGTCTCCCAGTCCCTGCGGGCCTCCATACTGGGCCGCCCGCAGGACGCCTCCGCCCGGCTGCCCACCGAGGAGCAGCTCGCCGCGCACTACGGGGTCAGCGTGCTCACGATGCGCCAGGCGCTCAAGGAGCTGGAGACGGAGGGGCTGATCAGCCGGCACCGGCGGCGCGGCACGTTCATCGAGCCGCGCGCCCGGCGGGTCTCCCCGGTCCGGCTGCTGGGTTCGGTCGACGCGATCGTGGCCCAGCAGTCCGGGGAGGCGACGACCGTGCTCGGCCACGGCCCGGTGCCGCTCCCCGGCGATCTCGCGGAGTACTTCCCCGACTGCGACGAGGTGACCTGCTACCGGCGGCTGCGCCGCGACGGCGAGAGCGACGAGCCCACCAACTGGGCGGAGAACGCGGTGCGCCCCGACATCGCCGCCCGGATCGACGTGGCCGACCTCGAACGCTGGCCGATGACCAAGGTCCTGCGCGATGTCGTCGGAGTCCGGATCTCCCGGATCACCGACACGGTGGAGGCCCGGCTCGCCGACCCCGTCACCGCCGAGCTGCTCCAGGTCCCGCTGCTCAGCCCGATCCTGCACTACACGGGCGTGACGTACGACGAGGAGGGGCGCGCGGTGGACGTGGCCCGGATCCGCTACCGGGGCGACCGGTTCTCCTTCTCGGTGACGGTGGAGGCCCACTGA
- a CDS encoding SGNH/GDSL hydrolase family protein — protein MKMSRLVAFSSSLLLGAALALTGAGVANADSSAAVDYVALGDSYSSGVGAGSYDGSGCKRSSRAYPALWAAANSPSSFDFAACSGARTNDVTGGQLGRLNTSTDLVSISIGGNDAGFADVMTTCVLQSEATCLNRIATARAYVDSTLPGRLDSVYSAIRSKAPSAQVVVLGYPRFYQLGGGCIAGLSEKERTAINGASDHLNTATAKRAADHGFTFGDVRTTFTGHEICSGNSWLHSVNWLNIGESYHPTAAGQSGGYLPVFKSAL, from the coding sequence ATGAAAATGTCCAGACTCGTGGCGTTCTCGTCCTCTCTCCTGCTCGGCGCCGCCCTCGCCCTGACCGGTGCGGGGGTCGCGAACGCCGACTCGTCCGCCGCCGTCGACTACGTCGCCCTCGGCGACTCGTACTCCTCCGGTGTCGGAGCCGGCAGCTACGACGGCTCCGGCTGCAAGCGCAGCAGCCGCGCCTACCCCGCCCTCTGGGCGGCCGCCAACTCCCCCTCGTCCTTCGACTTCGCCGCCTGCTCCGGTGCCAGGACCAACGACGTCACGGGCGGTCAACTCGGCAGGCTGAACACCTCGACCGACCTCGTCTCGATCTCCATCGGCGGCAACGACGCCGGGTTCGCCGACGTCATGACGACCTGTGTCCTCCAGTCCGAGGCCACCTGTCTCAACCGGATCGCCACCGCCCGCGCCTATGTCGACTCCACCCTCCCGGGCAGGCTCGACTCCGTGTACTCGGCCATCCGCTCCAAGGCCCCCTCCGCGCAGGTCGTCGTCCTCGGCTACCCCCGCTTCTACCAGCTCGGTGGCGGCTGCATCGCCGGTCTGAGCGAGAAGGAGCGCACCGCCATCAACGGGGCGTCCGACCACCTCAACACGGCCACCGCCAAGCGGGCGGCGGACCACGGCTTCACTTTCGGCGACGTCAGGACGACCTTCACCGGGCACGAGATCTGCTCCGGCAACTCCTGGCTGCACAGCGTGAACTGGCTCAACATCGGTGAGTCCTACCACCCCACCGCCGCCGGACAGTCGGGAGGCTATCTCCCGGTCTTCAAGTCGGCTCTCTGA
- a CDS encoding GntR family transcriptional regulator, with the protein MTEKIVLDPDSGIAPYEQLRTRLSELARSGALPVGHRLPTVRGFAEELGLAANTVAKAYRALEADGVIETRGRNGTFVAAAGGAAEQRAATAAQQYAETAERLGLTRQQALSLAKDAVRAAFGD; encoded by the coding sequence GTGACTGAGAAGATCGTCCTCGACCCGGACTCGGGCATCGCCCCGTACGAGCAACTGCGCACCCGGCTCTCCGAACTGGCCCGTTCCGGTGCGCTCCCCGTCGGCCACCGGCTCCCGACCGTCCGCGGCTTCGCCGAGGAGCTGGGCCTCGCCGCCAACACCGTCGCCAAGGCCTACCGGGCCCTGGAGGCGGACGGCGTGATCGAGACCCGGGGGCGTAACGGCACCTTCGTCGCGGCTGCCGGGGGAGCGGCCGAACAGCGGGCCGCGACCGCCGCGCAGCAGTACGCCGAGACCGCCGAACGGCTCGGTCTCACCCGGCAGCAGGCCCTGTCGCTGGCCAAGGACGCGGTCCGCGCCGCGTTCGGCGACTGA
- a CDS encoding type ISP restriction/modification enzyme, whose translation MAARRTAAGSGGDTESSPFDAFVPLDELMPWSVRPLRTGRAWVSGPDPVALRARWERLAGADAAEQERLFAPTRSRTPHTSVAALPGQSAGTARFARDPGPCPDPVRILHGPYDEQWLLPDHRLIDAARPELWRVADGQQLFAVEHGSAPEDAGPALSVTALLPDGYSPAGRPGRIRPLHRRPGGMEPNLAPGLLDLLRGRLGSGAEPDAFTPEAVLAWVLAAARPVATGALVPLPADAELWSRGVALGRELLRLQSRGARGGERPRLPGGRRPYVRAALPARPTGLSYDAGEEALIVGDGRISPVPAEAWEFTVGGVRVLELWFGRRAAAAAGRGPDGTAADGLDAVGARGWPREWTSELLELITVLALLDGTAGPRKELTASLEAGPLIGPAELRASGVLPVPPSARRPASVLGHLEEGPEGQFALL comes from the coding sequence GTGGCAGCGCGCAGGACGGCGGCCGGATCCGGCGGGGACACGGAGTCCTCGCCGTTCGACGCGTTCGTGCCCCTGGACGAGCTGATGCCGTGGTCGGTGCGACCGCTGCGAACCGGCCGCGCCTGGGTGAGCGGCCCCGACCCCGTGGCGCTCCGGGCCCGCTGGGAGCGGCTGGCCGGTGCCGACGCCGCCGAGCAGGAGCGGTTGTTCGCGCCCACCCGTTCCCGTACGCCGCACACCTCGGTCGCGGCTCTGCCCGGCCAGTCGGCCGGCACGGCCCGCTTCGCCCGGGATCCCGGCCCCTGCCCCGACCCCGTACGGATCCTGCACGGCCCGTACGACGAACAGTGGCTGCTCCCCGACCACCGGCTGATCGACGCGGCCCGTCCGGAGCTGTGGCGGGTCGCCGACGGGCAGCAGCTCTTCGCGGTCGAACACGGCTCCGCCCCCGAGGACGCCGGGCCCGCCCTGTCCGTGACCGCGCTGCTGCCCGACGGGTACTCCCCCGCCGGGCGGCCCGGCCGGATCAGGCCGCTCCACCGCAGGCCCGGGGGCATGGAGCCCAACCTCGCGCCGGGGCTGCTGGACCTGCTGCGCGGGCGGCTCGGCAGTGGCGCGGAGCCGGACGCGTTCACCCCGGAAGCGGTACTGGCCTGGGTGCTGGCCGCCGCCCGGCCCGTCGCCACCGGCGCCCTGGTCCCGCTGCCGGCCGACGCGGAGCTGTGGTCGCGGGGGGTGGCGCTCGGCCGGGAGCTGCTGCGGCTCCAGTCGCGCGGGGCCAGGGGCGGGGAACGGCCCCGGCTGCCGGGCGGGCGCAGGCCCTATGTGCGGGCGGCGCTCCCCGCCCGCCCCACGGGGCTGTCCTACGACGCCGGGGAGGAGGCGCTGATCGTCGGCGACGGCCGGATCTCGCCGGTGCCCGCGGAGGCCTGGGAGTTCACGGTGGGCGGGGTGCGGGTGCTGGAGCTCTGGTTCGGCCGCCGGGCGGCGGCAGCGGCGGGCCGGGGGCCGGACGGCACGGCCGCGGACGGGCTCGACGCGGTCGGGGCGCGCGGCTGGCCCCGGGAGTGGACCTCGGAGCTGCTCGAACTCATCACCGTACTGGCTCTGCTGGACGGCACGGCGGGTCCCCGGAAGGAGCTGACGGCCTCGCTGGAGGCGGGTCCGCTGATCGGTCCGGCCGAGCTGCGGGCGTCGGGCGTGCTGCCCGTCCCGCCCTCGGCACGGCGCCCCGCATCGGTGCTGGGACACCTGGAGGAGGGCCCGGAGGGGCAGTTCGCGCTGCTGTAG
- a CDS encoding molybdopterin-dependent oxidoreductase, protein MSHASRTAPRICPLCEATCGLTLTIEGTTVTGARGDRDDIFSRGFICPKGASFGGLDADPDRLRVPLVRGDDGELREATWGEAFDLIAARIPDLVQAHGPQAVGVVLGNPNVHTMAGSLYPPLLLGALRTRNVFTASTLDQMPKHVSSGLLFGDAHAIPVPDLDRTDHLLLIGANPLESNGSLCTAPDFPGRLKALRRRGGTLTVIDPRRTRTARLADRHVAIRPGADALLLAALAHTLIDEKLADPGPLAEHLVGLDELAAALADFTPDTVAAACDVDADTITAIARELAAAPTAAVYGRIGSCTVEHGTLASWLVDVLNILTGNLDRPGGALFPLSATARAPRAAEPGTRHAAPGKGFALGRWSSRVSGHPEAKGELPIAALAEEIDTPGEGRIRALVVIAANPVLSAPDGDRLDAALADGLDFMVSVDPYLNETSRRADVVLPPPPPSQSAHFDFAFNSFAVHNQVRYTRAAVPLEAGRMDESEIHARLILAVSGMHGAPPSAVDDLAVDTALTRAGAPKELAAGLTGESGPERRLDLMLRLGPYGLTLERLLAHPHGIDLGPLKPRLTEVLRTRSGRVELLPEPIAADLPRLRRALGDRPAPLVLVGRRHLRSNNSWMHNVGSLTGGSNVCTLQIHPDDAARLGLADGDTARIESSGGGIEAPAEITDTVRSGVVSLPHGWGHSRPGTRLSVAAAHPGANVNQLLDGTLLDPLSGTAVLNAIAVSVTPAR, encoded by the coding sequence ATGTCCCACGCATCCCGCACCGCACCGCGTATCTGCCCCCTCTGCGAGGCCACCTGCGGCCTCACCCTCACCATCGAGGGGACCACCGTCACCGGTGCGCGCGGCGACCGCGACGACATCTTCAGCCGGGGCTTCATCTGTCCCAAGGGGGCGTCCTTCGGAGGGCTCGACGCCGACCCCGACCGGCTGCGCGTCCCCCTCGTGCGCGGCGACGACGGGGAGCTGCGCGAGGCGACCTGGGGCGAGGCGTTCGACCTGATCGCCGCGCGGATACCGGACCTGGTGCAAGCCCATGGCCCGCAGGCCGTCGGTGTGGTCCTCGGCAACCCCAACGTGCACACGATGGCGGGCTCCCTCTACCCGCCCCTGCTGCTCGGGGCCCTGCGCACCCGCAACGTGTTCACCGCGAGCACCCTGGACCAGATGCCGAAGCACGTCTCCAGCGGTCTGCTCTTCGGTGACGCGCACGCCATCCCCGTACCTGATCTCGACCGCACCGACCATCTCCTCCTGATCGGCGCCAACCCGCTGGAGTCCAACGGCAGCCTCTGCACCGCCCCCGACTTCCCCGGCCGGCTCAAGGCCCTGCGCCGGCGCGGCGGCACCCTCACCGTCATCGACCCGCGCCGCACGCGCACCGCCCGTCTCGCCGACCGGCACGTCGCGATCCGGCCCGGCGCGGACGCCCTGCTGCTGGCCGCCCTCGCGCACACCCTCATCGACGAGAAGCTCGCCGACCCCGGGCCGCTCGCCGAGCACCTGGTAGGCCTCGACGAACTCGCCGCCGCCCTGGCGGACTTCACCCCGGACACGGTCGCCGCCGCCTGCGACGTGGACGCGGACACCATCACCGCCATCGCCCGCGAACTCGCCGCCGCCCCCACCGCCGCCGTCTACGGGCGCATCGGCAGCTGCACCGTCGAGCACGGCACCCTGGCCAGCTGGCTGGTGGACGTCCTCAACATCCTCACCGGCAACCTCGACCGGCCCGGCGGCGCGCTCTTCCCGCTCTCCGCCACCGCCCGCGCACCGCGCGCCGCCGAACCCGGGACACGTCACGCCGCCCCCGGCAAGGGCTTCGCGCTGGGCCGCTGGTCGAGCCGGGTCTCCGGGCACCCCGAGGCCAAGGGCGAACTGCCCATCGCCGCTCTCGCCGAGGAGATCGACACCCCGGGCGAGGGCCGCATCCGCGCCCTGGTGGTCATCGCGGCCAACCCCGTGCTCTCCGCGCCCGACGGCGACCGGCTCGACGCGGCCCTCGCCGACGGGCTCGACTTCATGGTCAGCGTCGACCCGTACCTCAACGAGACCTCCCGCCGCGCCGATGTCGTCCTGCCCCCGCCGCCGCCCTCGCAGAGCGCCCACTTCGACTTCGCGTTCAACAGCTTCGCCGTCCACAACCAGGTCCGCTACACCCGCGCCGCCGTCCCCCTGGAGGCCGGGCGGATGGACGAGAGCGAGATCCACGCCCGGCTGATCCTCGCGGTGAGCGGCATGCACGGCGCACCGCCCTCCGCCGTCGACGACCTGGCCGTCGACACCGCGCTCACCCGGGCCGGGGCCCCGAAGGAGCTGGCCGCCGGGCTCACCGGCGAGAGCGGTCCCGAGCGCCGACTGGACCTGATGCTGCGCCTCGGCCCGTACGGGCTGACGCTGGAGCGGCTCCTGGCCCATCCGCACGGCATCGACCTCGGCCCGCTGAAACCCCGCCTCACAGAGGTCCTGCGCACCCGCTCCGGCCGCGTCGAACTGCTCCCGGAACCGATCGCCGCCGATCTGCCGCGCCTGCGCCGGGCGCTGGGCGACCGGCCCGCCCCGCTCGTCCTCGTCGGCCGCCGCCATCTGCGCTCCAACAACAGCTGGATGCACAACGTCGGCTCGCTCACCGGCGGGTCCAACGTCTGCACCCTCCAGATCCACCCCGACGACGCGGCCCGCCTCGGGCTGGCCGACGGGGACACCGCCCGCATCGAGTCGTCGGGCGGCGGCATCGAGGCGCCCGCCGAGATCACCGACACCGTGCGCAGCGGGGTGGTGAGCCTCCCGCACGGCTGGGGCCACAGCCGCCCCGGCACCCGCTTGTCGGTCGCCGCCGCCCACCCCGGGGCGAACGTGAACCAGCTGCTCGACGGCACGCTCCTGGATCCGCTGTCCGGCACCGCGGTCCTGAACGCCATCGCGGTCTCCGTCACCCCAGCTCGCTAG
- a CDS encoding DUF5925 domain-containing protein codes for MPDSPASALPIRLTLDDSDSPSDVVDALFLGRFATGEQPYSHSSSLDRIKAGATLLPPDARVLRSTRDGNRGSTLAEGEGWTLLASRWNRGADVTVTATSAELAEKILGQATDGARDEPEPQPDNVTMGFWYVSPTRGPHRTTRRIAAGSWDEVRPNYTAPVADAMGRLMKVTPDDIAGRLLLLHGPPGTGKTSALRTLARSWREWCQVDCVLDPERLFSDVGYLMDIAIGEDDGTEKGRWRLLLLEDCDELIRGEAKHTAGQALSRLLNLTDGLLGQGRNVLVGVTTNEDLERLHPAVVRPGRCLARIEVAPLTRQESVAWLGTDEGVGREGNSLAELYALRRGTGPASVPKQDTGADAGLYL; via the coding sequence ATGCCCGACTCCCCCGCGTCCGCACTGCCGATCCGGCTCACCCTCGACGACAGCGATTCACCGTCCGACGTCGTCGACGCGCTCTTCCTCGGCCGCTTCGCGACGGGCGAGCAGCCGTACTCCCACAGCTCCTCCCTCGACCGGATCAAGGCCGGGGCCACGCTGCTGCCGCCGGACGCCCGGGTGTTGCGGAGCACCCGCGACGGCAACCGCGGCTCGACGCTGGCGGAGGGCGAGGGGTGGACCCTGCTGGCCTCCCGGTGGAACCGGGGCGCGGACGTCACCGTGACCGCGACCAGCGCGGAGCTGGCGGAGAAGATCCTCGGCCAGGCCACGGACGGGGCGCGGGACGAGCCGGAACCCCAGCCCGACAACGTGACCATGGGCTTCTGGTACGTCTCGCCGACCCGCGGCCCGCACCGCACCACCCGCCGGATCGCCGCCGGGAGCTGGGACGAGGTCCGCCCCAACTACACCGCGCCGGTGGCCGATGCCATGGGCCGGCTGATGAAGGTGACCCCGGACGACATCGCGGGGCGGCTGCTCCTGCTGCACGGCCCGCCCGGCACCGGCAAGACGTCCGCGCTGCGCACCCTGGCCCGTTCCTGGCGCGAGTGGTGCCAGGTCGACTGCGTGCTGGACCCCGAGCGGCTCTTCAGCGACGTCGGGTATCTGATGGACATCGCGATCGGCGAGGACGACGGCACGGAGAAGGGCCGGTGGCGGCTGCTGCTCCTGGAGGACTGCGACGAGCTGATCCGCGGCGAGGCCAAGCACACGGCGGGCCAGGCCCTGTCCCGGCTGCTGAACCTGACGGACGGTCTGCTGGGCCAGGGCCGCAACGTGCTGGTCGGGGTCACCACCAACGAGGACCTGGAGCGGCTGCACCCGGCGGTCGTCCGGCCCGGCCGCTGTCTGGCCAGGATCGAGGTCGCCCCGCTCACCCGCCAGGAGTCGGTGGCCTGGCTGGGCACGGACGAGGGGGTGGGCCGGGAGGGCAACTCCCTGGCCGAGCTGTACGCGCTGCGCCGGGGCACCGGCCCCGCGTCGGTGCCGAAGCAGGACACGGGGGCGGACGCGGGGCTGTACCTCTGA
- the hmgA gene encoding homogentisate 1,2-dioxygenase, whose amino-acid sequence MSAIDQARKTAGGLTYSSGFGNEHSSEAVPGALPHGRNSPQRAPLGLYAEQLSGSAFTEPRADNRRSWLYRIRPSAAHPAFTRIDNGALRSAPFTETVPDPNRLRWNPLPDPAPGTDFLSGLWTLGGNGDAAERAGMAIHLYHANSSMTDRVFSDSDGELLIVPERGALLLRTELGLLRADPGHIALIPRGVRFRVELLEESARGYVCENYGRPFALPDLGPIGANGLANARDFLAPVAAYEDHEGPVEVVNKFCGNLWSATYGHSPLDVVAWHGNHTPYVYDLRRFNVIGTISYDHPDPSIFTVLTSPSDTPGLAGVDFVVFAPRWLVGEDTFRPPYFHRNVMSEYMGLIDGAYDAKADGFVPGGGSLHNMMSAHGPDRETFDRASAAELKPQKIDDGLAFMFETRWPVTATEQAASAGHLQRGYDDVWQGLSRNFRP is encoded by the coding sequence ATGAGCGCGATCGACCAGGCGAGGAAGACGGCCGGGGGGCTGACCTATTCCTCCGGCTTCGGCAACGAGCACAGCTCGGAGGCGGTGCCGGGGGCGCTCCCGCACGGCCGCAACTCCCCCCAGCGCGCCCCCCTCGGGCTGTACGCGGAGCAGCTGAGCGGCTCCGCGTTCACCGAGCCGCGTGCGGACAACCGCCGTTCCTGGCTCTACCGGATCCGCCCCTCGGCCGCCCACCCGGCGTTCACCCGCATCGACAACGGCGCCCTGCGCTCGGCCCCGTTCACCGAGACCGTGCCGGACCCGAACCGGCTCCGCTGGAACCCGCTGCCCGACCCCGCGCCCGGCACGGACTTCCTGAGCGGCCTGTGGACGCTCGGCGGCAACGGGGACGCCGCCGAGCGCGCCGGGATGGCGATCCACCTCTACCACGCCAACTCCTCGATGACGGACCGCGTGTTCAGCGACTCCGACGGCGAGCTGCTGATCGTCCCCGAGCGCGGCGCGCTGCTGCTGCGCACCGAGCTGGGCCTGCTCCGCGCCGATCCGGGCCACATCGCGCTGATCCCCCGCGGGGTCCGCTTCCGGGTGGAGCTGCTGGAGGAGTCCGCGCGCGGTTACGTCTGCGAGAACTACGGCCGCCCGTTCGCGCTGCCCGACCTCGGCCCGATCGGCGCCAACGGCCTGGCGAACGCCCGGGACTTCCTCGCCCCGGTCGCCGCGTACGAGGACCACGAGGGCCCGGTGGAGGTGGTCAACAAGTTCTGCGGGAACCTCTGGTCGGCGACGTACGGCCACTCGCCGCTCGACGTGGTGGCCTGGCACGGCAACCACACCCCGTACGTGTACGACCTGCGCCGGTTCAACGTGATCGGCACGATCAGCTACGACCACCCCGACCCGTCGATCTTCACGGTGCTGACCTCGCCGTCCGACACCCCGGGGCTGGCCGGAGTGGACTTCGTCGTCTTCGCCCCGCGCTGGCTGGTCGGCGAGGACACCTTCCGCCCGCCCTACTTCCACCGCAACGTGATGAGCGAGTACATGGGCCTGATCGACGGGGCGTACGACGCGAAGGCCGACGGCTTCGTCCCCGGAGGCGGCTCCCTGCACAACATGATGTCGGCGCACGGACCGGACCGGGAGACCTTCGACCGGGCGAGCGCGGCGGAGCTGAAGCCGCAGAAGATCGACGACGGTCTGGCCTTCATGTTCGAGACCCGCTGGCCCGTCACGGCGACGGAACAGGCGGCCTCCGCCGGTCATCTGCAGCGCGGTTACGACGACGTGTGGCAGGGTCTGAGCCGCAACTTCCGGCCGTAG